DNA sequence from the Desulfomicrobium macestii genome:
GCTGAGCTGAACCGTTTCAAACCAGCCCGCAGCCACAGCCTCATCAAATCCGTCGCCATAGGTCCAGCCGCGCATGACCCCGATTCGTTTCCCGCGCAAGTCCTTCATTTCACGAAATGGGAAACGCTTGGTTTTCATCATGTAGACCATCAAGCGCTCTTCATAGATGGGTGTGGAGTAATCATACTTCCATAGCCGTTGCTGATTCAAGTATAAGCCACCTATGCCCCACTTTCCTTCATCTGCTCCTGCCTGGGCTCTCTTCCATGGTAGTGGTATGAGGGTAACAGGTTCGTTCATCCGCCAGAAGGCCTTGGCAATGATCGCTGGGTACAGTCCGGTGGCATTGCCCTCGTGTTCATACATGAATGGCGGATTGGCCCGGTCAAAGGTGATAATTATGCCGGAAAAGGCTCGCGAACCTGTCAGGGTGACCAGCCCGGCCAGGCAGACAATCATCATGGGCAGCGAAAGCGAAAAGTTGTTTTTGCCTGCCATGGGGCCTCCCTGCATACGGTTGCGCGGCGGCTGCCCGCCGCGCCGATGGGTGTA
Encoded proteins:
- a CDS encoding substrate-binding periplasmic protein; translated protein: MAGKNNFSLSLPMMIVCLAGLVTLTGSRAFSGIIITFDRANPPFMYEHEGNATGLYPAIIAKAFWRMNEPVTLIPLPWKRAQAGADEGKWGIGGLYLNQQRLWKYDYSTPIYEERLMVYMMKTKRFPFREMKDLRGKRIGVMRGWTYGDGFDEAVAAGWFETVQLSDDRSNFHRLLLGRVDAALAAPETWDLIRADVDPDGQIMELGTPLTVNRTYLSFPKSQNMTDVLQRFNTEIRRMREDGAMDQLVQTYLR